One genomic segment of Amycolatopsis sp. WQ 127309 includes these proteins:
- a CDS encoding DUF4097 family beta strand repeat-containing protein, protein MPVFATPEPITATIDVSVADVRIVAGERTETTVEVEPADPSDNDDIKAAGRTRVEFTDGVLLVKGPKYTTKLFGKGGALHVTVELPAGSRVRAVSAMGDYHVSGRVGDSRVKTSVGNIHVDEASRIEANTATGDIFVGRATGHAELGTGTGELRIREIDGTAELKNSNGETRVGEVTGDLRVSTANGDILVDLAHAGVHAKTAAGDVRIGEVIRDAVVLDTAVGEIEVGIREGSAAWLELSSLTGAVRNSLAASDGPSGTAETVQIKARSYTGDIVIRRA, encoded by the coding sequence ATGCCTGTTTTCGCCACCCCCGAACCGATCACCGCCACGATCGACGTCAGCGTCGCCGACGTCCGGATCGTCGCCGGCGAGCGCACCGAAACCACCGTCGAGGTCGAGCCGGCCGACCCGTCAGACAACGACGACATCAAGGCCGCCGGCCGCACCCGCGTCGAGTTCACCGACGGCGTGCTGCTGGTCAAAGGCCCGAAGTACACCACCAAGCTGTTCGGCAAGGGCGGCGCGCTGCACGTCACGGTCGAACTGCCGGCCGGCTCCCGGGTCCGGGCGGTCTCCGCCATGGGCGACTACCACGTGTCCGGCCGCGTCGGCGACAGCCGCGTCAAGACGTCCGTGGGCAACATCCACGTCGACGAGGCCTCCCGGATCGAGGCGAACACGGCGACCGGCGACATCTTCGTCGGCCGCGCCACCGGGCACGCCGAGCTCGGCACCGGCACCGGCGAGCTGCGGATCCGCGAGATCGACGGCACGGCCGAGCTGAAGAACTCCAACGGCGAGACCCGCGTCGGCGAGGTCACCGGCGACCTGCGGGTCTCCACCGCCAACGGCGACATCCTCGTCGACCTCGCCCACGCCGGGGTGCACGCGAAGACGGCCGCCGGTGACGTCCGGATCGGCGAGGTCATCCGCGACGCCGTCGTGCTCGACACCGCGGTCGGCGAGATCGAGGTCGGCATCCGCGAGGGCAGCGCCGCGTGGCTCGAGCTCAGCTCCCTGACCGGGGCCGTGCGCAACTCGCTCGCCGCGTCCGACGGGCCCAGCGGGACCGCCGAGACGGTCCAGATCAAGGCCCGCAGCTACACCGGCGACATCGTCATCCGGCGCGCCTGA
- a CDS encoding GNAT family N-acetyltransferase, whose protein sequence is MLRLAGARLLDDRDYPAVRGALAADPVGSCMVSARVEAAGLDPWRLGGELWAADNRPVRAGRLQGLCFSGPNLIPLRGNAPALRSFADRALRRQRTCSSLVGPAEQVLGLWDELADEWGPAREVRDDQPLMALDTLPLIKADPGVRAVRPDEIERYLPAAVAMFIEEVGVDPRSGDGGASYRARVTELIGAGRAFARFEHGEVVFKAEIGAMSASVGQIQGVWVHPERRGDGLGTAGTAAVVNRLVRGLGRTASLYVNGYNKPALAAYRKVGFQQVGQYATVLF, encoded by the coding sequence GTGTTGCGGCTTGCAGGTGCACGGCTGCTCGATGATCGGGACTATCCGGCGGTCCGTGGGGCGCTCGCCGCCGACCCGGTGGGCAGCTGCATGGTCAGTGCCAGGGTGGAGGCCGCGGGCCTCGATCCCTGGCGGCTCGGTGGTGAGCTCTGGGCCGCCGACAACCGCCCGGTGCGCGCCGGGCGGCTCCAAGGGCTGTGCTTCTCCGGTCCCAACCTCATCCCCCTGCGCGGCAACGCGCCCGCGTTGCGCTCCTTCGCCGACCGCGCGCTGCGCCGGCAGCGCACGTGCTCGTCGCTGGTCGGCCCGGCCGAGCAGGTCCTCGGCCTGTGGGACGAGCTGGCCGACGAGTGGGGCCCGGCCCGCGAAGTGCGTGACGACCAGCCGCTGATGGCGCTCGACACGCTGCCGCTCATCAAGGCCGACCCGGGGGTCCGCGCGGTCCGCCCGGACGAGATCGAGCGCTACCTGCCCGCGGCTGTCGCGATGTTCATCGAAGAGGTCGGCGTCGACCCGCGCAGCGGCGACGGCGGCGCCAGCTACCGCGCCCGCGTCACCGAGCTGATCGGCGCCGGGCGCGCGTTCGCCCGGTTCGAGCACGGCGAGGTCGTGTTCAAGGCCGAGATCGGCGCGATGTCGGCGTCCGTCGGCCAGATCCAGGGCGTCTGGGTGCACCCGGAACGCCGGGGTGACGGCCTGGGCACCGCGGGCACGGCCGCCGTGGTGAACCGGCTCGTCCGCGGCCTCGGCCGCACCGCGAGCCTCTACGTCAACGGCTACAACAAACCCGCCCTCGCGGCCTACCGCAAGGTCGGCTTCCAGCAGGTCGGCCAGTACGCGACGGTGCTGTTCTAG
- a CDS encoding XRE family transcriptional regulator: MAVPSPALGTLLRTGPFDAALRAAIRARGLSLDRLREHLHARGVSVTTATLSYWQSGRSRPQRRDSVRGVRQLEVVLDVPPGSLVALLGSPRSRRSAAAEMGRFWPDGGRIDAAVSDVDTRWDERLTRISQHDVVTVGPDREELEFHSRQVLRAEADGPDRWVVILHLDEHDRPLPEVRSLRGCQAGRSVHKPEDGLLVVELLFGRPLVRGETVITEHTLVNRAPHPLATNYERKFRLPVREYVLEIRFDPVAVPAVCRRIVEHDGRPAEYADVVPESGAVHGVALGFGPGRYGFDWEWDAS; encoded by the coding sequence ATGGCGGTTCCGTCGCCGGCCCTCGGGACGTTGCTGCGCACCGGCCCGTTCGACGCGGCCCTGCGCGCGGCGATCCGCGCCCGCGGCCTGAGCCTCGATCGCCTGCGCGAACACCTGCACGCCCGCGGCGTCTCGGTCACGACGGCGACGTTGAGCTACTGGCAGTCCGGCCGCAGCCGCCCGCAGCGGCGGGACTCGGTGCGCGGGGTGCGGCAGCTCGAAGTCGTCCTCGACGTGCCGCCGGGCTCGCTCGTCGCGTTGCTCGGCTCGCCGCGGTCACGCCGCTCCGCGGCCGCCGAGATGGGCCGGTTCTGGCCGGACGGCGGGCGCATCGACGCCGCGGTGTCCGATGTGGACACCCGGTGGGACGAGCGGCTGACCCGGATCAGCCAGCACGACGTCGTGACGGTCGGCCCGGATCGCGAGGAGCTGGAGTTCCATTCGCGGCAGGTGCTGCGGGCCGAGGCGGACGGCCCGGACCGCTGGGTGGTCATCCTGCACCTCGACGAGCACGACCGGCCGCTGCCGGAGGTGCGTTCCCTGCGCGGCTGCCAGGCCGGGCGCAGCGTGCACAAGCCGGAGGACGGCCTGCTCGTCGTCGAACTGCTCTTCGGCCGGCCGCTCGTCCGCGGCGAAACGGTGATCACCGAGCACACGCTCGTGAATCGCGCGCCGCATCCACTCGCGACCAACTACGAACGCAAGTTCCGGCTGCCGGTCCGCGAATACGTGCTCGAAATCCGCTTCGACCCGGTGGCGGTGCCCGCGGTGTGCCGGCGGATCGTGGAACACGACGGCCGGCCGGCCGAATACGCCGACGTCGTCCCGGAATCCGGTGCGGTGCACGGCGTCGCGCTCGGTTTCGGGCCCGGCCGTTACGGTTTCGATTGGGAATGGGACGCCAGTTAA
- a CDS encoding ABC transporter permease, with amino-acid sequence MNAVQLAVTDGVTVAKRNSIKIVRSLDLLGSIVFLPVMFVLLFGYVFGSVIDIPGLSYREFMLPGIFTLAVAMGSIVTGYGLTDDLQKGIIDRFRSLPMSPAAVLIGRTTADLILNVTSLLIMGLVGLLVGWRIHTGVFEALGGVLLLLAFAYALSWVMGTIGLAVRKPEVFNNVSSIAIFPLTFLANTFVDSGRLPTPLRVIADWNPISAITQASRDLFGNTSPALPPHDVWPMQHAVLASVLWIVVLLAVFVPLSVRCYQKATSH; translated from the coding sequence ATGAACGCGGTGCAACTGGCCGTGACCGACGGCGTCACCGTCGCCAAGCGGAACTCGATCAAGATCGTCCGGTCGCTGGACCTGCTCGGGTCCATCGTGTTCCTGCCGGTGATGTTCGTGCTGCTCTTCGGCTACGTGTTCGGCAGCGTGATCGACATCCCCGGCCTGTCCTACCGCGAGTTCATGCTGCCGGGGATCTTCACCCTCGCGGTGGCCATGGGCAGCATCGTCACCGGCTACGGCCTGACCGACGACCTGCAGAAGGGCATCATCGACCGGTTCCGCTCGCTGCCGATGTCCCCCGCCGCGGTGCTGATCGGGCGGACCACCGCCGACCTGATCCTCAACGTGACGAGCCTGCTCATCATGGGCCTGGTCGGGCTGCTGGTCGGCTGGCGCATCCACACCGGCGTCTTCGAGGCGCTGGGCGGCGTGCTCCTGCTGCTCGCCTTCGCCTACGCGCTGTCGTGGGTGATGGGGACGATCGGGCTGGCCGTGCGCAAACCCGAGGTGTTCAACAACGTCTCGAGCATCGCGATCTTCCCGCTGACGTTCCTGGCCAACACGTTCGTCGACAGCGGCCGGCTGCCCACCCCGCTGCGGGTGATCGCCGACTGGAACCCGATCTCGGCGATCACGCAGGCGTCGCGGGACCTGTTCGGCAACACGAGCCCGGCCCTGCCCCCGCACGACGTCTGGCCGATGCAGCACGCGGTGCTGGCGTCGGTGCTGTGGATCGTGGTGCTGCTGGCGGTCTTCGTGCCGCTTTCGGTGCGCTGCTACCAGAAGGCCACGAGCCACTGA
- a CDS encoding MFS transporter — MPVESREAALEPELDGTIETRTPGVVAGGALLAVAVVLTALNLRPAITGVGPMLAEMRAGLGASVLWAGVLTTVPTLCFAGAGLAAPLLARRAGIGAAIAVALTAIAAGLVLRVLDGPYVVLGGTLVATAGIALINVLIPVVIKGSFPARIGLMTGVYTAALQGGGALGSAVTPQLGDAFGGWRPALGSWAVVAVVALAAWILAARGTGRAPRHADAAEGGRSLLRNRLAWIVTAFFGLQAFYAYAAMGWFPQVLMDAGVSRDHAGLLFGLVSLIAVPISLVVAPMAARQRGQGAWIVTFGVFGLAGTAGLMLAPAWSPLLWSVLIGLGMSVFSLALTVIALRAKTGGDTARLSGMAQGFGYLFAALGPFLFGLLHDLAGGWTVPLAMLLGLLVVQMGFGALAGRHRFV, encoded by the coding sequence ATGCCCGTCGAATCCCGTGAAGCAGCACTCGAACCCGAGCTGGACGGCACGATCGAGACGCGCACGCCCGGCGTAGTCGCCGGCGGCGCGCTGCTCGCGGTCGCCGTGGTGCTGACTGCGCTCAACCTGCGCCCGGCCATCACCGGGGTCGGCCCGATGCTCGCCGAAATGCGCGCCGGCCTGGGCGCGTCCGTGCTCTGGGCGGGCGTGCTGACGACGGTGCCGACGCTCTGCTTCGCCGGTGCCGGGCTCGCCGCGCCGCTGCTGGCCCGCCGCGCCGGGATCGGCGCCGCCATCGCGGTCGCGCTGACCGCGATCGCCGCCGGGCTCGTGCTGCGCGTGCTCGACGGCCCGTACGTCGTGCTCGGCGGGACGCTCGTCGCGACCGCCGGGATCGCCCTGATCAACGTGCTCATCCCGGTCGTCATCAAGGGCTCCTTCCCGGCTCGGATCGGCCTGATGACCGGCGTCTACACCGCCGCTCTGCAGGGCGGCGGCGCGCTCGGGTCGGCCGTGACCCCGCAGCTGGGCGACGCCTTCGGCGGCTGGCGCCCGGCGCTGGGCAGCTGGGCGGTGGTGGCCGTCGTCGCGCTCGCCGCGTGGATTCTCGCAGCCCGCGGCACCGGCCGGGCACCGCGTCACGCCGACGCCGCCGAGGGCGGCCGCTCGCTGCTGCGCAACCGGCTGGCCTGGATCGTCACGGCCTTCTTCGGCCTGCAGGCCTTCTACGCCTACGCGGCGATGGGCTGGTTCCCGCAGGTGCTGATGGACGCCGGTGTCTCGCGCGACCACGCGGGCCTGCTGTTCGGCCTGGTTTCGCTGATCGCCGTGCCGATCAGCCTGGTCGTGGCGCCGATGGCGGCCCGGCAGCGCGGCCAGGGCGCGTGGATCGTGACGTTCGGCGTGTTCGGCCTGGCCGGGACGGCCGGGCTGATGCTCGCCCCGGCGTGGTCGCCGCTGCTGTGGAGCGTGCTGATCGGCCTCGGGATGAGCGTCTTCTCGCTGGCCCTGACGGTGATCGCGTTGCGCGCGAAGACCGGCGGCGACACCGCCCGGCTGTCCGGGATGGCCCAGGGCTTCGGCTACCTGTTCGCCGCGCTCGGCCCGTTCCTCTTCGGCTTGCTGCACGACCTCGCGGGTGGCTGGACCGTTCCGCTGGCGATGCTGCTGGGCCTGCTCGTGGTGCAGATGGGGTTCGGCGCTCTCGCGGGACGCCACCGGTTCGTCTGA
- the map gene encoding type I methionyl aminopeptidase has product MSVRAPLVPGVQTPRRDVPASIARPEYVDKPAPKRDTGNGVRTPEVIEAMRIASRIAAQALEEGGKAVKPGATTDDIDKVVHEYLLDHHAYPSTLGYRGFPKSCCTSLNEVICHGIPDSTVLEDGDICNIDVTAFIGGVHGDTNATFLAGDVSEEVRLLVERTREATLRSIKAVRPGRRLNVIGRVIEAYAKRFGYGVVRDFTGHGVGPSFHTAPTVLHYEEPTVETVIEEGMTFTIEPMITLGTIDYDIWADDWTVTTKDRKWTAQFEHTLVVTADGAEILTLP; this is encoded by the coding sequence ATGTCCGTTCGTGCCCCCCTGGTTCCCGGCGTCCAGACGCCGCGCCGTGACGTCCCCGCTTCCATCGCCCGTCCCGAATACGTGGACAAGCCGGCACCGAAGCGGGACACCGGCAACGGCGTGCGCACGCCCGAGGTGATCGAGGCGATGCGGATCGCGAGCCGGATCGCGGCGCAGGCGCTGGAGGAGGGCGGCAAGGCCGTCAAGCCGGGCGCGACCACCGACGACATCGACAAGGTGGTCCACGAGTACCTGCTCGACCACCACGCCTACCCCTCGACGCTGGGCTACCGCGGCTTCCCGAAGTCGTGCTGCACCTCGCTCAACGAGGTCATCTGCCACGGCATCCCGGACTCGACGGTGCTCGAGGACGGCGACATCTGCAACATCGACGTCACCGCCTTCATCGGCGGCGTGCACGGCGACACGAACGCGACGTTCCTGGCGGGTGACGTCTCCGAGGAGGTCCGCCTGCTGGTGGAGCGCACCCGCGAGGCGACGCTGCGCTCGATCAAGGCCGTCCGCCCGGGTCGCCGCCTGAACGTGATCGGCCGGGTCATCGAGGCCTACGCCAAGCGCTTCGGCTACGGCGTGGTCCGCGACTTCACCGGCCACGGCGTCGGCCCGTCGTTCCACACCGCGCCGACCGTGCTGCACTACGAGGAGCCCACGGTGGAGACGGTGATCGAGGAGGGCATGACCTTCACGATCGAGCCGATGATCACCCTCGGCACCATCGACTACGACATCTGGGCCGACGACTGGACCGTCACCACGAAGGACCGGAAGTGGACGGCCCAGTTCGAGCACACCCTCGTGGTGACGGCCGACGGCGCCGAGATCCTGACCCTGCCCTGA
- a CDS encoding penicillin-binding transpeptidase domain-containing protein yields MSARRSGAVLAVLLLAASTAAGCSGDGPEDALSAFLDAVASGDIAAAAAGTDSPDAAKTVLTQVRGALDPESLDVEDEEVKEPADGDTVTAGYQLTWHLPHGRTWTYRADAQLRAAENGWQVHWQPTVVHPQLAVGQTLGVLPQLPETAPVLDRDGVPLMRPQTVIGVVVDPAKTGDAGAVAKSLAAALHRYEPSVTGRSLLDGMGKTKPGATFPVITLRAGDYQRVKPVIYDLPGVRFASQERLLPVTRGSGTQVLPAIRALVEQDLAGAAGWRIVTQDVTGGEVSELRAEPPKPGSAITSTLSARIQDAAEKALAPAEYPAALVAIQPSSGDILAVAQNEAADAEGSLALSGRYPPGSTFKIITAAAALADGDVEAGSPVDCPGTTTVENRVVPNEGRFDLGRVSLKTAFAKSCNTTFARLAAGLPGSALTDTAKSFGIGADFVVPGLTTVTGAVPATDSAVQRAENGFGQGTVVTSPFGMALVAATVQAGKVPTPSLVKGRPATTQNVGDAPSDDVLDALRGMMREVVTSGTATGLRDIPDVAGKTGTAQFGDGSRSHGWFVGYRGDLAFAVLLTEAGSSKPAVQAAHRFLAAIG; encoded by the coding sequence ATGAGTGCACGTCGAAGCGGTGCCGTGCTCGCGGTGCTGCTGCTCGCCGCCTCGACCGCGGCCGGCTGTTCGGGCGACGGCCCCGAGGACGCCCTCTCCGCGTTCCTCGACGCCGTCGCTTCCGGGGACATCGCCGCCGCGGCGGCGGGCACCGACTCGCCGGACGCGGCGAAGACCGTGCTGACGCAGGTCCGCGGGGCCCTCGACCCGGAGTCCCTGGACGTCGAGGACGAAGAGGTGAAGGAGCCGGCGGACGGCGACACCGTCACGGCCGGCTACCAGCTCACCTGGCACCTCCCGCACGGCCGCACCTGGACCTACCGCGCCGACGCCCAGCTGCGCGCGGCCGAGAACGGCTGGCAGGTGCACTGGCAGCCGACGGTCGTGCACCCGCAGCTCGCGGTCGGCCAGACCCTCGGCGTGCTGCCGCAGCTGCCGGAGACCGCGCCGGTCCTCGACCGCGACGGCGTGCCGCTGATGCGCCCGCAGACCGTGATCGGCGTGGTCGTCGACCCGGCGAAGACCGGCGACGCGGGCGCGGTGGCCAAGTCGCTCGCGGCCGCGCTGCACCGCTACGAGCCGTCGGTGACCGGCCGCTCGCTGCTCGACGGGATGGGCAAGACCAAGCCCGGCGCCACGTTCCCGGTGATCACCCTGCGCGCCGGCGACTACCAGCGCGTCAAGCCGGTGATCTACGACCTGCCCGGCGTCCGGTTCGCCAGCCAGGAACGGCTGCTGCCGGTGACGCGCGGGTCCGGGACGCAGGTGCTGCCGGCCATCCGCGCGCTGGTCGAGCAGGACCTGGCCGGGGCGGCGGGCTGGCGGATCGTCACCCAGGACGTCACCGGTGGCGAGGTGTCCGAGCTGCGGGCCGAGCCGCCGAAACCCGGGTCGGCGATCACCAGCACGCTCAGCGCGCGGATCCAGGACGCCGCCGAGAAGGCCCTCGCGCCGGCCGAGTACCCGGCCGCGCTGGTGGCGATCCAGCCGTCGAGCGGGGACATCCTGGCCGTGGCGCAGAACGAGGCGGCCGACGCCGAAGGCTCGCTGGCGCTGTCCGGGCGTTACCCGCCGGGCTCGACGTTCAAGATCATCACCGCCGCGGCCGCGCTGGCGGACGGCGACGTCGAGGCCGGCAGTCCGGTCGACTGCCCCGGCACCACGACGGTCGAGAACCGCGTCGTGCCGAACGAAGGCCGCTTCGACCTGGGCCGGGTCTCGTTGAAGACGGCGTTCGCGAAGTCCTGCAACACCACCTTCGCCCGGCTCGCGGCCGGGCTCCCGGGGTCGGCGCTGACCGACACGGCGAAGTCGTTCGGCATCGGCGCCGACTTCGTCGTCCCGGGCCTGACCACGGTCACCGGCGCGGTCCCGGCCACCGACTCCGCCGTCCAGCGCGCGGAGAACGGCTTCGGCCAGGGGACGGTGGTGACCAGCCCGTTCGGCATGGCCCTGGTCGCGGCGACCGTGCAGGCTGGGAAGGTGCCGACGCCGTCGCTGGTGAAGGGGCGCCCGGCGACCACCCAGAACGTCGGCGACGCGCCGTCGGACGACGTCCTCGACGCGCTGCGCGGGATGATGCGCGAGGTCGTCACGTCGGGGACGGCGACCGGCCTGCGGGACATCCCCGACGTCGCGGGCAAGACCGGCACCGCCCAGTTCGGCGACGGCTCCCGCTCCCACGGCTGGTTCGTCGGCTACCGCGGCGACCTGGCGTTCGCGGTGCTGCTGACCGAGGCGGGGTCCTCCAAACCGGCGGTTCAGGCGGCACACCGGTTCCTGGCGGCGATCGGCTGA
- a CDS encoding ATP-binding cassette domain-containing protein, with protein MPDAIVAEGLVKKYGGVTALDGMSLRVPEGTVLGVLGPNGAGKTTTVQILTTLQKPDAGHATVAGFDVVRDAHALRSHIGASGQYAAVDLELTGAENLEMVGRLYHLGTKRAKARGRELLARFDLEAAADRPVKGYSGGMRRRLDLAGALVANPPVLFLDEPTTGLDPRARTDLWDVITELVSGGTTLLLTTQYLEEADRLADSIAVVDHGRVIARGTSDELKDLVGGERIELTVGTHDDVARARATLAGLGGGEPQADGFRLTVPVTHGAKALTEALALLSADGVDVRDVGLRRPTLDDVFLTLTGHDVTEPAKEAV; from the coding sequence ATGCCAGACGCCATCGTGGCCGAAGGACTCGTCAAGAAGTACGGCGGTGTGACCGCGCTCGACGGCATGTCGCTGCGGGTGCCGGAAGGCACCGTGCTCGGGGTGCTGGGGCCGAACGGCGCCGGGAAGACCACGACCGTCCAGATCCTCACGACGCTGCAGAAGCCGGACGCCGGCCACGCGACCGTCGCCGGGTTCGACGTCGTGCGGGACGCGCACGCGCTGCGGTCGCACATCGGCGCGTCCGGGCAGTACGCCGCCGTCGACCTGGAGCTGACCGGGGCGGAGAACCTCGAGATGGTCGGGCGGCTCTACCACCTCGGCACCAAGCGGGCCAAGGCCCGCGGCCGGGAGCTGCTGGCCCGGTTCGACCTCGAAGCCGCCGCCGACCGGCCGGTGAAGGGCTACTCGGGCGGCATGCGGCGCCGGCTCGATCTGGCCGGCGCGCTCGTGGCCAACCCGCCGGTGCTGTTCCTCGACGAGCCCACGACCGGGCTCGACCCGCGGGCCCGCACGGACCTGTGGGACGTCATCACCGAGCTGGTCTCGGGCGGCACAACGCTGCTGCTCACCACGCAGTACCTCGAGGAGGCCGACCGGCTCGCCGACAGCATCGCCGTCGTCGACCACGGCCGCGTGATCGCCCGCGGCACCTCCGACGAGCTCAAGGACCTCGTCGGCGGCGAGCGGATCGAGCTGACCGTCGGCACCCACGACGACGTCGCCCGCGCGCGGGCGACGCTGGCCGGGCTGGGCGGCGGCGAGCCGCAGGCCGACGGGTTCCGGCTCACCGTGCCCGTGACCCACGGCGCGAAAGCGCTTACCGAAGCGCTGGCCCTGCTCTCCGCCGACGGCGTCGACGTCCGCGACGTCGGCCTCCGCCGGCCCACCCTCGACGACGTTTTCCTCACCCTCACCGGTCATGACGTGACCGAACCCGCGAAGGAGGCCGTGTGA
- a CDS encoding DUF4177 domain-containing protein, with protein MQRYAYKVVEVREKLLGGKMSGDKLEKLLNDHAGDGWQLKAITSAEVKGRVGPGGVEGLLVTFERPVQ; from the coding sequence ATGCAGCGCTACGCGTACAAGGTCGTCGAGGTCCGCGAGAAGCTCCTGGGCGGCAAGATGTCCGGGGACAAGCTCGAGAAGCTGCTCAACGACCACGCCGGGGACGGCTGGCAGCTCAAGGCCATCACGTCGGCCGAGGTCAAGGGCCGGGTCGGCCCGGGCGGGGTCGAAGGCCTGCTGGTCACCTTCGAACGCCCCGTCCAGTAG
- a CDS encoding FadR/GntR family transcriptional regulator: MPLATTRRTGLVDQVIEQLRTAVTQGEWPIGERIPTEVELGDQLGVGRNTIREAVRALAHTGIFEVRQGDGTYVRATSEVSGAIRRLCGDELREVLQVRRTLEVEGARLAAAERTDEDVAELRALLARREVELAEGRWPDFVRTDAEFHCAVVRSGHNRLLTELYRGLTEVITASVAATSTITPGAGHMPEIGHEGLADAIAERDADRAAAEVCGFLDELLERIEAS; this comes from the coding sequence GTGCCTCTGGCCACCACCCGGCGGACAGGCTTGGTCGACCAGGTCATCGAGCAGCTGCGGACCGCCGTCACGCAGGGCGAATGGCCGATCGGCGAGCGCATCCCCACCGAGGTCGAGCTGGGCGACCAGCTCGGCGTCGGCCGCAACACCATCCGCGAGGCCGTGCGCGCCCTCGCGCACACCGGCATCTTCGAGGTCCGCCAGGGCGACGGCACCTACGTGCGCGCGACCAGCGAGGTCTCCGGCGCGATCCGCCGGCTCTGCGGCGACGAGCTGCGCGAGGTGCTGCAGGTCCGGCGCACCCTCGAGGTCGAAGGCGCCCGGCTCGCCGCGGCCGAGCGGACCGACGAGGACGTCGCCGAGCTGCGCGCACTGCTGGCTCGCCGCGAGGTCGAGCTGGCCGAAGGTCGCTGGCCGGACTTCGTGCGCACCGACGCCGAGTTCCACTGCGCGGTCGTCCGCAGCGGCCACAACCGGCTGCTCACCGAGCTGTACCGCGGGCTGACCGAGGTCATCACGGCGAGTGTCGCGGCGACGTCCACCATCACGCCAGGCGCCGGGCACATGCCCGAGATCGGCCACGAAGGCCTCGCGGACGCCATCGCCGAGCGCGACGCGGACCGGGCCGCCGCCGAGGTCTGCGGCTTCCTGGACGAGCTGCTGGAGCGCATCGAAGCGTCCTGA
- a CDS encoding VOC family protein, with the protein MTPAPNVWPALRYDDAPAAVRFLVDVLGFTETLVVPDGDLVSHAELRWPEGGAVMLGSVRPPDGVHDAMKPGTGAVYVVSDHVDDIHVKAKAAGAEITAELTDTDYGSHTFSLRDPEGNAWTFGTYRGAP; encoded by the coding sequence ATGACTCCCGCACCGAACGTCTGGCCGGCCCTGCGTTACGACGACGCCCCGGCCGCGGTCCGTTTCCTCGTCGACGTCCTGGGCTTCACCGAGACGCTGGTGGTCCCCGACGGCGACCTCGTCAGCCACGCCGAGCTGCGCTGGCCCGAGGGCGGCGCCGTGATGCTGGGCAGCGTCCGCCCGCCCGACGGCGTCCACGACGCCATGAAGCCCGGCACCGGCGCGGTCTACGTCGTGTCGGACCACGTGGACGACATCCACGTGAAGGCGAAGGCCGCCGGCGCCGAGATCACCGCCGAGCTGACGGACACGGACTACGGCTCGCACACGTTCAGCCTGCGCGACCCGGAGGGCAACGCCTGGACGTTCGGCACCTACCGCGGCGCCCCCTGA